In one window of Pseudoalteromonas espejiana DSM 9414 DNA:
- a CDS encoding response regulator transcription factor yields MKLLMIDDDTGLCELLTEYLAAQGFDVQSVHDGEQGLKLAQTNDYALILLDVMLPTLDGFEVLKQLRQTKLTPVIMLTAKGEDFDRIFGLELGADDYIPKPFNHRELLARVKAITRRIEHINSLNVASPSKMVINGITVNLAAREATINEHTLTLTGTEYEVLVLLIKNAGEVVSKEQISEEVLGRRLASFDRSIDMHVSNIRKKIAEHIQGERIKTMRGTGYVFIQGE; encoded by the coding sequence ATGAAGCTATTAATGATTGATGACGACACGGGTTTGTGTGAACTACTCACCGAGTATTTAGCTGCACAAGGTTTTGACGTACAAAGCGTTCACGATGGGGAGCAAGGCTTAAAACTAGCTCAAACAAACGACTACGCACTTATATTACTTGATGTAATGCTTCCTACCCTTGATGGCTTTGAAGTTCTTAAGCAACTTAGGCAAACAAAATTAACGCCTGTTATTATGCTTACTGCAAAGGGTGAAGACTTTGACCGAATTTTTGGTTTGGAGCTTGGCGCCGACGACTACATTCCTAAACCATTTAACCACCGCGAGCTGCTGGCTCGCGTAAAAGCAATTACCCGACGCATAGAGCACATTAATAGCTTAAATGTTGCTAGCCCTAGTAAAATGGTTATTAACGGTATTACAGTTAATTTAGCAGCCCGAGAGGCCACAATTAACGAACACACCCTAACTCTTACAGGCACAGAGTACGAAGTATTAGTGCTATTAATTAAAAACGCCGGCGAAGTCGTTAGTAAAGAACAAATAAGTGAAGAAGTGCTCGGTAGGCGCTTAGCCTCGTTTGATCGCTCTATTGATATGCATGTAAGTAATATTCGTAAAAAAATAGCTGAGCATATTCAAGGCGAACGAATTAAAACAATGCGAGGGACAGGCTATGTCTTCATCCAAGGTGAATAA
- the yacG gene encoding DNA gyrase inhibitor YacG — protein MPTIVNCPTCKNKVEWSEQSPHRPFCSKRCQLIDLGEWSFENNKISSPITSANQISQDMIEDIEEMMAKNDDDFFK, from the coding sequence ATGCCAACAATTGTTAACTGCCCAACCTGTAAAAATAAAGTTGAGTGGTCAGAGCAAAGCCCCCACCGCCCTTTTTGTTCTAAACGCTGTCAGCTTATAGACTTAGGTGAGTGGTCGTTTGAAAACAATAAAATATCAAGCCCAATTACATCAGCAAATCAAATTAGCCAAGATATGATTGAAGACATTGAAGAAATGATGGCTAAAAACGATGACGACTTTTTTAAATAA
- a CDS encoding Spy/CpxP family protein refolding chaperone gives MTKVNTLSKLVLICGLATATLGAGSVLAKGGMHNKQGHSQARFLLSERGAEKLDLTDEQQTKLESIFEAQKTQMKALRGDDKEARKAEREAHNAKMDALLSAATFDENAAKELLNARHEKGTEFGLIKLKTQHQVMQVLNAEQQEKFAKMQKRMGKKHRKQRD, from the coding sequence ATGACTAAAGTAAATACACTTTCAAAATTAGTACTTATTTGTGGTCTAGCAACGGCTACACTTGGCGCAGGTAGCGTATTAGCTAAAGGCGGTATGCACAACAAGCAAGGCCATTCTCAAGCGCGTTTTTTATTGTCTGAGCGCGGTGCCGAAAAGCTTGATTTAACCGACGAGCAACAAACTAAGCTCGAGTCTATTTTTGAAGCGCAAAAAACGCAAATGAAAGCCCTGCGAGGCGACGATAAAGAAGCACGTAAAGCAGAGCGTGAAGCGCATAATGCTAAAATGGATGCATTACTTAGCGCAGCAACTTTTGACGAAAATGCTGCAAAAGAGCTATTAAATGCACGCCATGAAAAAGGCACGGAGTTTGGCTTAATTAAGCTTAAAACCCAACACCAAGTAATGCAGGTACTTAACGCTGAGCAGCAAGAGAAGTTTGCTAAAATGCAAAAGCGTATGGGCAAAAAGCACCGTAAGCAAAGAGATTAA